The nucleotide window CCATTAATTGAGTACTGGGTCTCTGTAATCGTGTTTAAGACTCATCTACGTACAACTTGTCCAATGCTGTAATATCTAGGTACAACTTATCGAAGTTGTTCCACTTCCGTTTCCTTTCCTGAAAAACCGCAATCTCATCGGCAGCCACACATTTTTTCCTCGATTACAATCCAAGTTTTGCGGACTCATCCAATCCTTAGAACAACCTAAGATGCCACCTAAGAGGTCGAGAACTGGGAATAAAGTCGTTTCATCATCTCGGGGGCGACGGAGACTCCGCCGGGAGAGGCAATCAAAGCTTCCCCGTGTAACCACCCCTCCGCCGGAGGCCACGAGACCGTCCGTTTCTGATGCCAACTCCACCCAGGACCGGACTTGGGTAGATGGACAGATACCCCCACAAAATCCAAGTGGATGGCAGGGTGAGTTTTCCAATAGCTTGGCTACGGCCTGTAATTTTGCTAATAAATTTTCTGTAGATGAATTCATCTCCACCCCGGAGGTCAGTTGTTTTGACACGATCGGACAAACTATACCtctcaaaataaaacaaaaaaattgggAGGgccagtttattgacttggcaCTTCTTCTGAAATCGGCCAAGGAATTTGACGATATGTTAGGGGGGGCAAGGGGAACTACGACTTCGGGAGGGAAAATTTTGTTTAGTCAAGGAAAAAACCAATATCTTCCTTACCATTGAAAAATGAACTTCTGCATTCATCATCTACAGTGGCATTATGCTTGAAAAGTACCGAACTAGGGCCCAAGAAATGTTTAAGTATATGAGGGACATCAGACTGGCTGCCTCACGTTCATCTGGATGGTACAAATATGACCAACAGTACCGCCTGCGCATGTCAGCTAACCCTCATGCCTCTTGGGGTCAAATCAATCAGGAGTATTGGTTGCTCTACGTAAATGCTAATGCTACACCAAATGCCCATGCTGACactcagggttagggttagctATGATTAATAAGTTAGGGGTTGGGGTCTTTTTAGCCAAATCGGACATTAAGTCAGCATTCAGGTTGTTACCTGCTTCACCAGGGGATTTTGATTTGCTGGGTTTTCAATTTCAGAACTATATTATTATGACAAAATGGTTCCTTTTGGTTGCAAAATCAGCTGTGCCCTTTGGGACCGATTCGCAGCTTTTCTACACTGGATCACATGTAATAAATCTGGAAACAAATTTATTCTACATTACTTGGACAATTTCCGCTTCTGTGGCGAAAACAGATCATCTATATGCCATCAAACTCTTGATACATTCCGGGATATTTGTTCTGAATCTTCTGATCTGGGAGTCCCAATAACAAGGGAAAAAACAACTTAACTTACCCAGAAACTAGTATCTTTGGGCATTGAATTTGATACCTTGATTATTACCATGAAATTACCTCAACAAAAGCTTTCTGAACTAAGGGAAATAATTCAAGGTATGATTGATTCAAAAGTTACTCTCAAATCCTTGTAATCTATATTGGTTTACTCAACTTCGCATGTAGAGTGGTAGCACCTGGTAGGGCTTTCTGTAGACGTTTAATTAATGCAATAATTGGAGTTAAAAAGGCACACCACCATATCGAGTATTGGTTTAAGGACCCTAGATCAACTAAAAGCTCggaatatatatatcaacagtgtatcctaattcaataattttgtgTGTAATTTCCTGGTCATCTTGCATTCTGTCAACTTTTCACCTAGCCTTAAatttgtgggggacattgtATCAATGTCTGTGGCGGGGACTGGGGTGATTGTTGTGGTATGTAGGGACGTC belongs to Ostrea edulis chromosome 7, xbOstEdul1.1, whole genome shotgun sequence and includes:
- the LOC130047803 gene encoding uncharacterized protein LOC130047803 yields the protein MPPKRSRTGNKVVSSSRGRRRLRRERQSKLPRVTTPPPEATRPSVSDANSTQDRTWVDGQIPPQNPSGWQGTENFRPSPGVEPATYGTHRLARLSNQCIYLPSSPGMIFMSLNF